Proteins found in one Oryza glaberrima chromosome 4, OglaRS2, whole genome shotgun sequence genomic segment:
- the LOC127770396 gene encoding probable aquaporin PIP1-2 gives MEGKEEDVRLGANKFSERQPIGTAAQGSDDKDYKEPPPAPLFEPGELKSWSFYRAGIAEFMATFLFLYITVLTVMGVNNSTSKCATVGIQGIAWSFGGMIFALVYCTAGISGGHINPAVTFGLFLARKLSLTRALFYMVMQCLGAICGAGVVKGFQKGLYETTGGGANVVAPGYTKGDGLGAEIVGTFILVYTVFSATDAKRNARDSHVPILAPLPIGFAVFLVHLATIPITGTGINPARSLGAAIIYNRGHAWDDHWIFWVGPFIGAALAAIYHQVVIRAIPFKSRS, from the exons atggaggggaaggaggaggatgtCCGGCTGGGAGCCAACAAGTTCTCGGAGAGGCAGCCGATCGGCACGGCGGCGCAGGGCTCCGACGACAAGGACTAcaaggagccgccgccggcgccgctgttCGAGCCAGGGGAGCTCAAGTCGTGGTCCTTCTACCGCGCAGGGATCGCCGAGTTCATGGccaccttcctcttcctctacaTCACCGTCCTCACCGTCATGGGGGTCAACAACTCCACCTCCAAGTGCGCCACCGTCGGCATCCAGGGCATCGCCTGGTCCTTCGGCGGCATGATCTTCGCCCTCGTCTACTGCACCGCCGGCATCTCCGGCGGCCACATCAACCCGGCCGTCACCTTCGGCCTCTTCCTCGCCAGGAAGCTGTCCCTCACCAGGGCCCTCTTCTACATGGTGATGCAGTGCCTCGGCGCCAtctgcggcgccggcgtcgtcaAGGGCTTCCAGAAGGGCCTGTACgagaccaccggcggcggcgccaacgtCGTCGCGCCCGGCTACACCAAGGGCGACGGCCTCGGCGCCGAGATCGTCGGCACCTTCATCCTCGTCTACACCGTCTTCTCCGCCACCGACGCCAAGAGGAACGCCAGGGACTCCCACGTTCCG ATCCTTGCCCCACTGCCAATCGGGTTTGCGGTGTTCTTGGTTCACCTGGCCACCATCCCCATCACCGGCACCGGCATCAACCCAGCGAGGAGCCTTGGCGCTGCCATCATCTACAACAGGGGCCATGCCTGGGATGACCAT TGGATCTTCTGGGTTGGCCCCTTCATTGGCGCTGCCCTTGCTGCCATCTACCACCAGGTGGTCATCAGGGCAATTCCATTCAAGAGCAGGTCGTAA